The Hymenobacter sp. DG01 sequence AACAAAAACTGTTGCCTCTGTTGGCTGAGCTGGGGCAGGCGGCCCGGCAGCGCGGGGAGGCAGAAGCGGCCCGTGCCTACTTCTGGCAAGCCTGGCACCTGCAGCCCGGCAACCCCGATACGCAGCGGGCAATAGAACAGCTTGCCCAGCACAGCTACTGGCTCAAGCGGCAGCTGCTGCGGCTTGACGCGTGGTCGGAGGCGGTGCAGCAAAACCTGAAAAAAGGTAAGCCGCGTGCTTTCCTACAGCTGTATCTGGTAATGTTGCCGCTGATAGCCGTGTTTTGTCTGCCCTTGCTGCTGGCTATGCTTTACGCTACCGTGCAGTGGCGGCTGCACCCCGATGTACGGCTGCTGCGGCAGCACTCGCGCCGCACCACCGTGGTCCGGGTGGCGCTGGAGGTGGGCGCGGGGCTCCTTGTACTGGGGCTGATTGTGGCATTCCGGCTTTGGCTTGACACCGTACCGGAGGAGGTCATCCTGCTCCTACTGGGGGTGCTAGCCCTTGTTTTGGGCGTGTGGCTGCGCCGCCAACGCGGGCACACGCCTTCCTCCGTGCCCGAGTAACGCTTCTCGCTTTTATTCTCTCCCTGACCGACCCTCTCCTACCCCCATGGAACAAGCCAACTGGCCCGACCGGATTTTACTGCTGCTGCGCCAGGGCCGGGCGGCACAGGCCGAGCAGGAGCTGCGCTGCATTCTGCGCCAGGAGCCCAACGATGCCCTGGCCCATGCCTGGCTGGGCATGGCCCTGCTGGACTTGGGGCAGTTACCCGAGGGACAGGAACACATCGAAATTGCCATTGGCCTGGCCCCGGAGTTCGACTTTGCTTACTACCTGCTCAGCCTAGCCCACCAGCGCCAGCACCGCCTCAACGAGGCTCAGGAAGCTATTGAAGAAGCCCTTCGCCTCGACCCCACCGACCCCAACTACCACCACACCCTCGGCCTGATTCGGTTTCAGCGGGGGCAGTGGGAAGGTGCGCTGCGGGCCGCCGAAATGGGCCTGGCCTACGACCCCGAGCATGTGGACTGCCTAGGGTTGCGGGGCCGTTGCCTGGCCCGCCTCGGCCGCGCCCAGGATGCCGAGGCCTCCCTGCAAACCGCCCTGCGCTACGACCCCGACGATGCCGGCACCCATGCCGACGCTGGTTGGGTAGCCCTGGAGGCCGGCCGCCACCGCGCGGCCCTGGAGCACTTCCGCGACGCCCTGCGTCGGCAGCCTACCTCCAACTACGCCCGCGAAGGGCTGGTAGAGTCGCTGAAGGCGCAGTACTGGCTGTACCGGGCCTTCCTGCGCTTCACCGTCTGGACGGAAAAGCTGGGCGGCGGCATGCGACGCCTGCTATTCATTGGGCTGTACGTGTTGGTGCGGTTTGTGCCGGTGTTGCTGCCCATTTACCTACCTCTGGTGTTCATGAGCTGGTTTGCCGACCCCATGTTCAATGGGCTGCTGCTGCTGAACCCCTACGGCCGCCACGCTCTTTCGGAGCCGCAGAAGCGGCAGGCCTTGGCTTTTGCCGGAGTGCTGCTGGGCGCTACGGTTCTGCTCACCACGGCTACGTTCACGCCCCTGCACGGGCTGGGCATTCTGGGCGGCAGCCTGCTGGCAAGCCTGTTCCCGCTGACGGTGGCGCTGCGGCCCCACGCCACCCGCCGGGCCCGCACCTGGGCCGTGGTGGCCGCTGCCTTGCTGCTGGTGCTGGGGGTAGCCGGTACCGGAGCCAGCTTCCTGCTGCCAGAAGCGGGAATAGAAAAGGGACTGGTGGGGCTGCTCTTCGTTATCTGGCTGGTGTACCTCTGGTCCACGGCCCTGAGCTAGCGGGCGCAGGGCCACTACCACGCATAAGAAAAGGCCACCGGATTCCCCGCCGGTGGCCTTTTCCTGTAATGCCTCTCACCCTTCCATTGAACCTGCTGCCGGAGAGGCGGCCTCCGGATTCCCCGCCCTGAGGCTGTAGCGGCAGGCGTTTTCGTTACGCATTTTCCGGTGTTAGTTCGCGCCGGTACGTGCGCTCAAATTCTTCGTCGATGTGGTAGGTGGATTCCTCGTGCTGGCTTAAATCCAGGCCCAACTCCTCTTCCTGCACTTTTACGCGCAATCCGAAGATACGGTCGGTGATTTTCAATAAAATCCAGGCGCCGCCAAACGAATAGGCAATAACGATGACCAGACCCAGCAGGTGGTAGCCGAACGTAGTAAAGGAACCATGAACCAGCCCCACCTTATCGGCAAACACCCCCGTGAGCAGCATGCCCACAATGCCGCCCAGGCCGTGGCAGGGAAACACGTCCAGGGTGTCGTCGATGGTAGTGCGCGAGTTCTGCCAGTGCACGGC is a genomic window containing:
- a CDS encoding tetratricopeptide repeat protein is translated as MEQANWPDRILLLLRQGRAAQAEQELRCILRQEPNDALAHAWLGMALLDLGQLPEGQEHIEIAIGLAPEFDFAYYLLSLAHQRQHRLNEAQEAIEEALRLDPTDPNYHHTLGLIRFQRGQWEGALRAAEMGLAYDPEHVDCLGLRGRCLARLGRAQDAEASLQTALRYDPDDAGTHADAGWVALEAGRHRAALEHFRDALRRQPTSNYAREGLVESLKAQYWLYRAFLRFTVWTEKLGGGMRRLLFIGLYVLVRFVPVLLPIYLPLVFMSWFADPMFNGLLLLNPYGRHALSEPQKRQALAFAGVLLGATVLLTTATFTPLHGLGILGGSLLASLFPLTVALRPHATRRARTWAVVAAALLLVLGVAGTGASFLLPEAGIEKGLVGLLFVIWLVYLWSTALS